From the genome of Neisseria lisongii, one region includes:
- a CDS encoding DUF1289 domain-containing protein: MQQPDFFTIPSPCIGVCQANAKGYCKGCLRSREERLYWLQMSDDQKHQVMRLLAQRRAKIRQRAAQSGETVNPDDIQMDFGF, encoded by the coding sequence ATGCAGCAGCCCGATTTTTTTACCATTCCCAGCCCGTGTATCGGCGTATGCCAAGCCAATGCCAAAGGCTATTGCAAAGGCTGCCTGCGCAGCCGTGAAGAACGGCTGTATTGGCTGCAGATGTCGGACGACCAAAAACACCAAGTAATGCGGCTGTTGGCACAGCGGCGGGCAAAAATCCGCCAGCGTGCCGCCCAATCCGGCGAAACCGTGAATCCGGACGATATTCAGATGGATTTCGGGTTTTAA
- the hemN gene encoding oxygen-independent coproporphyrinogen III oxidase, with product MKIITIKNSEQPEFDRDLIASLPQSGPRYTSYPTADRFHSGFDEEKYRHALSLRNLGALNKPLSLYIHIPFCNTICYYCGCNKIITKDKSRADAYIEYLEKEMALLAPHLNGRQKLAQLHFGGGTPTFLSDDQLERVFAMIRTYFELIPNGEYSIEIDPRKVSRETVLHLGKLGFNRMSVGIQDFDPKVQEAVNRIQSFEETKEVIDAAREAGFKSVSVDLIYGLPHQSVESIKTTIDTVLSLDPDRLALYHYAHLPHIFKPQRRIDTAAVPGSEEKLDMLQYCVQTLTERGYVFIGMDHFAKPDDELSIALREGWLQRNFQGYSTYADCDLVAIGVSSIGKIGSTYAQNERDIDAYYAAIDAGRLPVMRGYQLNQDDILRRNIIQDLMCRFVLDFSLYEDMFGIPFPVYFKDELADLQQMAELGLVQLKANGLQVTPKGRFLIRNIAMVFDYHLRHKETTAKYSQTV from the coding sequence ATGAAAATCATTACCATCAAAAACAGCGAACAACCCGAGTTCGACCGCGACCTGATTGCCAGCCTGCCCCAAAGCGGCCCCCGCTATACTTCATACCCTACCGCCGACCGTTTCCACAGCGGCTTTGACGAAGAAAAATACCGCCACGCTCTGAGCTTGCGCAACTTAGGGGCTTTAAACAAGCCCCTTTCGCTTTATATCCACATTCCTTTTTGCAACACCATCTGCTACTACTGCGGCTGCAACAAAATCATCACCAAAGACAAATCCCGTGCCGATGCCTATATCGAGTATCTCGAAAAAGAAATGGCACTGCTTGCGCCGCACCTCAACGGCCGGCAAAAACTGGCGCAACTGCATTTCGGCGGCGGCACGCCCACTTTTTTGAGCGACGACCAGCTCGAACGGGTTTTCGCCATGATCCGCACCTACTTCGAGCTGATTCCCAACGGCGAATACTCCATCGAAATCGACCCCCGCAAAGTCAGCCGGGAAACCGTGCTGCATTTGGGCAAACTCGGCTTCAACCGCATGAGCGTGGGCATTCAGGATTTCGATCCCAAAGTTCAAGAAGCCGTGAACCGCATTCAGAGTTTTGAAGAAACCAAAGAAGTGATTGATGCCGCCCGCGAAGCCGGTTTCAAATCCGTGAGTGTCGATTTGATTTATGGCCTGCCGCACCAGTCGGTCGAAAGCATCAAAACCACCATCGACACCGTATTGAGCCTCGACCCCGACCGGCTCGCCCTCTACCACTACGCCCACCTGCCGCACATTTTCAAACCGCAGCGCCGCATCGACACCGCCGCCGTTCCCGGTAGCGAAGAAAAACTCGATATGCTGCAATACTGCGTACAAACCCTGACCGAGCGCGGCTATGTCTTTATCGGCATGGACCATTTCGCCAAACCCGACGACGAGCTTTCCATCGCCCTCAGAGAAGGCTGGCTGCAACGCAACTTCCAAGGTTATTCGACTTATGCCGACTGCGATTTGGTGGCCATCGGCGTATCCAGTATCGGCAAAATCGGTAGTACCTACGCCCAAAACGAGCGGGACATCGATGCCTACTACGCCGCCATCGACGCAGGCCGCCTACCCGTTATGCGGGGCTACCAGCTCAACCAAGACGACATCTTGCGCCGCAACATCATTCAAGACCTGATGTGCCGCTTCGTACTGGATTTTTCCCTGTACGAAGATATGTTCGGCATCCCGTTTCCCGTTTATTTCAAAGACGAACTCGCCGATTTGCAGCAGATGGCGGAATTGGGACTGGTGCAGCTCAAAGCCAACGGCCTGCAGGTTACGCCCAAAGGCCGCTTCCTAATCCGCAATATTGCAATGGTGTTCGACTACCACCTGCGGCATAAAGAAACCACCGCCAAATATTCGCAAACGGTTTAG
- the fnr gene encoding fumarate/nitrate reduction transcriptional regulator Fnr codes for MTAHNPPSQMKALCSTCSLRELCLPVGLLPGEFSQLDAVIRQSRRLKKGEYLFRAGEPFTSLFAIRAGFFKTTVASQDGRDQVTGFFMSGELIGMDGICSHVHSCDAVALEDSEVCELPFAHMEELGQNIPSLQTHFFRLMSREIVRDQGVMLLLGNMRAEERLTAFLLNLSNRLYSRGFAANEFVLRMSREEIGSYLGLKLETVSRTLSKFHNEGLISVEHKHIKILDPQALKKIVSGCTQAI; via the coding sequence ATGACCGCTCACAACCCTCCGTCTCAGATGAAAGCACTCTGCTCAACGTGTTCGCTGCGTGAGCTTTGCCTGCCTGTCGGCCTGCTGCCCGGCGAGTTTTCGCAACTCGATGCCGTTATCCGCCAAAGCCGACGTCTGAAAAAGGGTGAATACCTGTTTCGTGCCGGCGAGCCGTTTACCTCGCTGTTTGCCATTCGTGCGGGCTTTTTCAAAACCACCGTTGCCAGTCAGGACGGTCGGGATCAGGTAACCGGCTTTTTTATGTCGGGCGAACTGATCGGTATGGACGGCATTTGTTCGCATGTCCACAGCTGCGATGCGGTGGCGCTGGAAGACAGTGAAGTGTGCGAGCTGCCGTTTGCCCATATGGAAGAGTTGGGTCAAAATATCCCCAGCCTGCAAACCCATTTTTTCCGTCTGATGAGCAGGGAAATCGTCCGAGATCAGGGCGTAATGCTGCTGTTGGGCAATATGCGTGCCGAAGAGCGGCTGACCGCATTTCTGCTGAACCTGTCCAACCGCTTGTATTCCCGTGGCTTTGCCGCTAATGAATTTGTCTTGAGAATGTCCCGTGAAGAAATCGGCAGTTATCTGGGCCTGAAACTGGAAACCGTCAGCCGCACATTGTCCAAGTTCCATAACGAAGGCTTGATTTCGGTGGAACACAAACACATTAAAATCCTCGACCCGCAGGCGCTGAAAAAAATCGTGTCCGGATGTACGCAGGCGATTTAA
- a CDS encoding CysB family HTH-type transcriptional regulator: MKLQQLRYALEVYRHNLNVSEAAEALFTSQPGISKQIRLLEEELGIQIFIRSGKRVVSVSQPGKAVLEISERILRDVQNIKNIGSEFTDHDSGSLAVAATHTQARYILPAVVAAFVKRYPKVNLTVKQGSPSAVAQMVGNNEADLAIITESVEIHPELRKLPCGEWGHAVIVPHDHPLLECRNPLKIEDLATFPLIMHEFGFHPQSNISRAFQKARLPLPEKMLSADDTDVLKTYVKLGLGVGIIEKIAYDPTIDADLQLVDAGHLFDASPIWVAVRADTYLRGYAYDFINMFAPKLTRETIDRMLYAPIEEDFSI; this comes from the coding sequence ATGAAATTACAACAGCTCCGCTACGCCCTCGAAGTTTACCGCCACAACCTTAATGTATCGGAGGCGGCGGAGGCGCTGTTTACTTCGCAACCGGGCATTTCCAAGCAAATCCGGCTTTTGGAAGAAGAATTGGGCATTCAGATTTTTATCCGCAGCGGCAAGCGGGTGGTATCGGTTTCGCAACCGGGCAAGGCGGTGTTGGAAATTTCTGAACGGATTTTGCGTGATGTGCAAAACATTAAAAACATCGGTAGCGAATTTACCGACCACGACAGCGGCTCGCTGGCGGTTGCCGCCACGCATACGCAGGCACGTTATATCTTACCGGCGGTGGTGGCGGCGTTTGTCAAACGTTATCCCAAGGTAAATCTGACCGTCAAACAGGGTAGCCCGTCGGCGGTGGCGCAGATGGTCGGTAATAATGAGGCGGATTTGGCCATCATCACCGAAAGCGTGGAAATCCACCCCGAACTGCGCAAACTGCCTTGCGGCGAGTGGGGACACGCCGTTATCGTGCCGCACGACCACCCACTGCTTGAGTGCCGAAATCCTTTGAAAATCGAAGATTTGGCAACATTTCCGCTGATTATGCACGAATTCGGCTTTCATCCGCAGAGCAATATCTCCCGTGCATTTCAAAAAGCACGCCTGCCTTTGCCGGAAAAAATGTTGTCGGCGGACGATACTGATGTGTTGAAAACCTATGTCAAACTGGGTTTGGGGGTCGGCATTATCGAGAAAATCGCTTACGACCCAACTATCGATGCCGATTTGCAGCTGGTCGATGCCGGCCATTTGTTTGATGCTTCGCCGATTTGGGTGGCGGTGCGTGCAGATACCTATCTGCGCGGCTATGCTTATGATTTCATCAATATGTTTGCGCCGAAACTGACCCGTGAAACGATTGACCGTATGCTGTATGCGCCGATTGAAGAGGATTTCTCGATTTAA
- a CDS encoding DUF561 domain-containing protein, whose product MTKQLKLSALFVALVASGTAMASEAHTKHGYTVSSKSQEVVRNNYGECWKNTYFDKASQGRIECGDREAVAAVEQAPEYVEETVSLSSKTLFGFDKDALRVEAQENLNTLAQRLSDVKVQTVRVEGHTDFMGSDEYNQALSERRANVVANYLVAQGVPSSKISAVGLGESQARMTAACEAEVAQLGKKVSKAKKRAALIACIEPDRRVDVKIRSVVTRQVAPGQSVEGQGERPAVDEGWIPSPYNGVHGYAKP is encoded by the coding sequence ATGACCAAACAGCTGAAATTAAGCGCATTGTTTGTTGCCTTGGTTGCATCTGGTACTGCAATGGCAAGTGAAGCACATACCAAACACGGTTACACCGTAAGCAGCAAATCTCAAGAAGTTGTTCGCAACAACTACGGCGAGTGCTGGAAAAACACATACTTCGACAAAGCCTCTCAAGGCCGTATCGAATGTGGCGACCGTGAAGCCGTTGCTGCTGTTGAGCAAGCTCCTGAGTACGTTGAAGAAACCGTATCTCTGTCTTCTAAAACTCTGTTCGGCTTCGACAAAGACGCTCTGCGTGTAGAAGCTCAAGAGAACCTGAATACTTTGGCTCAACGTTTGAGCGATGTTAAAGTACAAACTGTACGTGTTGAAGGCCACACCGACTTTATGGGTTCTGACGAGTACAACCAAGCCCTGTCTGAGCGTCGTGCCAATGTTGTAGCCAACTACTTGGTGGCTCAAGGCGTACCTTCAAGCAAAATCTCTGCTGTAGGTTTGGGTGAATCTCAAGCACGCATGACTGCTGCTTGTGAAGCCGAAGTTGCCCAACTGGGTAAAAAAGTTTCTAAAGCTAAGAAACGTGCTGCTCTGATCGCATGTATCGAGCCTGACCGTCGTGTAGATGTGAAAATCCGCAGCGTGGTAACCCGCCAAGTTGCTCCGGGTCAATCTGTTGAAGGCCAAGGCGAGCGTCCTGCTGTTGATGAAGGTTGGATTCCTTCTCCATACAACGGCGTACACGGTTACGCTAAACCTTAA
- the thiL gene encoding thiamine-phosphate kinase translates to MTEFDFIRRYLKQQNDADVVLGIGDDAAIVRPRSGFDLCFSSDMLLKNVHFFADVSPEDLAWKVLAVNISDMAAMGAVPRWALLSAGLPELEADWLQRFCDSLFALAQRFGVTLIGGDTTRGDLVFNVTIAGELPQGQGLQRHAAQAGDDIWVSGRIGLAAAALQCRLKKCELPPAVFAVCEQALLRPFPRVALGQAVLPFARAALDISDGLAQDLGHILQASGVGATVWLDALPTLPELKTLLPEAQWQACVLAGGDDYELVFTAPAEQRRAILEAAQRSNTPVSRIGIITETGRLKITRSADDDSEIQLTNTGFDHFDSI, encoded by the coding sequence ATGACGGAATTTGATTTTATCCGGCGTTATTTAAAACAGCAAAACGATGCTGATGTGGTGTTGGGTATCGGCGATGATGCGGCGATTGTCCGACCCCGCAGCGGCTTCGATTTGTGTTTCAGCAGCGATATGCTGCTGAAAAACGTCCATTTTTTTGCCGATGTTTCGCCTGAAGATTTAGCGTGGAAAGTGTTGGCGGTCAATATTTCCGATATGGCGGCGATGGGTGCAGTGCCTCGCTGGGCGCTGCTCAGCGCCGGTTTGCCAGAATTGGAAGCCGATTGGCTGCAGCGTTTTTGCGACAGTCTGTTTGCCTTGGCGCAGCGTTTCGGGGTTACACTGATTGGCGGCGATACCACACGGGGCGATTTGGTGTTTAATGTTACGATTGCCGGAGAGTTACCGCAGGGGCAAGGCTTGCAGCGACATGCGGCGCAGGCGGGGGACGATATTTGGGTCAGCGGTAGAATCGGCTTGGCGGCGGCGGCGTTGCAATGCCGTCTGAAAAAGTGCGAATTGCCGCCGGCGGTGTTTGCCGTTTGCGAACAGGCGCTACTGCGGCCGTTTCCCCGTGTGGCGTTAGGGCAAGCCGTGTTGCCGTTTGCCCGTGCCGCTTTAGATATTTCAGACGGCCTTGCCCAAGACCTCGGGCATATTCTGCAGGCTTCGGGTGTGGGCGCAACAGTGTGGCTGGACGCTTTGCCGACCTTGCCTGAATTAAAAACGCTGTTGCCCGAAGCCCAATGGCAAGCTTGTGTGTTGGCGGGCGGCGATGATTACGAGCTGGTGTTTACCGCACCCGCCGAGCAACGCCGTGCCATTTTGGAAGCGGCACAACGCAGCAATACGCCGGTCAGCAGAATCGGCATTATTACCGAAACAGGCCGTCTGAAAATCACCCGTTCGGCCGATGACGATAGCGAAATTCAATTAACGAATACAGGATTTGATCATTTTGACTCCATTTAA
- a CDS encoding phosphatidylglycerophosphatase A family protein translates to MTPFKPTFSWLRQRPQCLLAFGFGSGLAPKAPGTFGTLAALPIAFVAHLCGISGGLLAIVSMLLFILGIGICNRAERELGIQDYGGIVWDEMVAMWLILACVPFKWSWWLAAFVLFRIFDAAKPWPIKWFDRRVHGGFGIMLDDIIAALMTMLVLHSAAWLFG, encoded by the coding sequence TTGACTCCATTTAAACCGACTTTCTCATGGTTGCGCCAGCGGCCGCAGTGTCTGCTGGCATTCGGCTTCGGGAGCGGCTTGGCACCGAAAGCCCCCGGTACATTCGGCACGCTGGCGGCGTTGCCGATTGCCTTTGTTGCCCATTTATGCGGCATTTCCGGCGGATTGCTGGCAATAGTGAGCATGCTGCTGTTTATTCTCGGTATCGGCATTTGCAACCGTGCCGAGCGGGAACTGGGTATTCAGGACTACGGCGGCATCGTGTGGGACGAAATGGTCGCCATGTGGCTGATACTCGCCTGCGTGCCGTTTAAATGGTCGTGGTGGCTGGCGGCGTTTGTCTTGTTTCGGATTTTCGATGCCGCCAAACCGTGGCCGATTAAATGGTTTGACCGGCGGGTACACGGCGGTTTCGGCATTATGCTGGACGACATTATCGCTGCCCTGATGACCATGCTGGTGCTGCATAGCGCCGCATGGCTGTTCGGTTGA
- a CDS encoding glycosyltransferase family 2 protein → MPPKLDVVIPCYNAEATLPQAVASAAAQSTVATIWLVDDASQDATRSVMAQLAAHYPQVRCEYLAQNGGAAKARNWGALQSQADFMAFLDADDVYEPSVLSAAYHSLAQFGYLGAVRLKLQPVGFPEHYLAHSGFAEAWRRLEMTVGGNMVCRRSLFLACGGFPQDELFRRFGGEDAALGIALTRSSVVGTLFSEQDAAVHHIYRPGIHAEKLLDSALFGIQNPNLTAQHLEQAEAVTQTICRRLNELAAHTAFEQRGIMPLQVNYAV, encoded by the coding sequence ATGCCTCCGAAATTAGATGTCGTGATCCCTTGTTACAACGCCGAAGCCACGCTGCCTCAGGCGGTGGCTTCGGCGGCGGCGCAATCGACAGTCGCAACCATCTGGCTGGTGGACGACGCTTCGCAAGACGCTACCCGCAGTGTTATGGCGCAACTGGCGGCACACTATCCGCAAGTTCGCTGCGAATATCTGGCGCAAAACGGCGGCGCAGCCAAAGCCCGAAATTGGGGCGCATTGCAAAGTCAGGCCGATTTTATGGCATTTTTGGACGCAGACGATGTGTACGAACCCAGCGTATTGAGTGCCGCCTATCATTCATTGGCGCAATTCGGCTACTTGGGTGCTGTGCGGTTAAAATTGCAACCGGTCGGTTTCCCCGAACATTATTTGGCACACAGCGGTTTTGCCGAAGCATGGCGGCGTTTGGAAATGACCGTCGGCGGCAATATGGTCTGCCGCCGCAGCCTGTTTCTCGCCTGCGGCGGCTTCCCGCAAGACGAACTGTTCCGCCGCTTCGGCGGCGAAGATGCCGCATTGGGCATCGCCCTGACCCGCAGCAGCGTGGTCGGAACACTGTTTTCCGAACAAGATGCCGCCGTCCACCACATCTACCGCCCCGGTATCCACGCTGAAAAACTGCTCGATTCCGCCCTGTTCGGCATACAAAACCCGAATTTGACGGCGCAACACCTCGAACAGGCGGAAGCCGTTACCCAAACCATCTGCCGCCGCCTGAACGAACTCGCCGCCCATACCGCATTTGAACAACGGGGAATTATGCCTTTGCAGGTGAACTATGCCGTCTGA
- a CDS encoding paraquat-inducible protein A — protein sequence MNWIANTLSRWRVKAYRDDAVLPAHTVDCPDCGTRIAIPPLKQGREAFCPACGHEVVQVEDNPYVAPLAYAVASLILLAFVSGMMFVQVEMAGVASILSLPEMMRLLIAQDFGFLADVMFVLTFGTPLLFLLLCVYVYTALIRNLMLPGLLRATRLLVRLRHWMMVDVFFISTLVAYIKLSAVAQVTFGPAFYLMLGLGVMLIRTSVSIPQHWVYYQIHQILGNNAVQEASEDKICCSRCLYFRDKDEETCGVCGADLYRRRPHSLRLSSAFLLTAAILYVPANLLPIMISSNPTNLQVNTIFNGIVYMWNDGDKLIAAIIFSASIMVPVLKLIAMAVLIASAYFKPPLDGGKMSRLYRITEAVGRWSMIDIFVIIILMSAFHTNLARVVPGEAAVYFCLVVLLTMLSAYFFDPRLIWDKISDGIKHDER from the coding sequence ATGAATTGGATTGCCAACACTTTATCCCGCTGGCGGGTGAAGGCTTACCGTGATGATGCGGTGTTGCCGGCGCATACGGTGGACTGTCCCGATTGCGGTACCCGTATCGCTATTCCTCCTTTGAAACAGGGGCGGGAGGCGTTTTGTCCGGCGTGCGGGCATGAGGTGGTGCAGGTGGAGGACAATCCTTATGTTGCGCCGCTAGCGTATGCCGTTGCTTCGCTGATTCTGCTGGCGTTTGTCAGCGGCATGATGTTTGTGCAGGTGGAAATGGCGGGTGTGGCATCGATTTTGTCGCTGCCGGAAATGATGCGGCTGCTGATTGCGCAGGATTTCGGTTTTTTGGCGGATGTGATGTTTGTTTTGACATTCGGCACGCCGCTGCTGTTTTTGCTGTTGTGCGTGTATGTGTACACTGCCTTAATCCGCAATCTGATGCTGCCCGGCCTGTTGCGGGCGACCCGTCTGCTGGTGCGGCTGCGGCATTGGATGATGGTCGATGTGTTTTTTATTTCTACGCTGGTGGCGTATATCAAACTTTCGGCGGTGGCGCAGGTTACGTTCGGGCCGGCATTTTATCTGATGTTGGGTTTGGGCGTGATGTTGATACGTACTTCGGTGTCGATTCCGCAGCATTGGGTGTATTATCAAATTCATCAGATTTTGGGCAACAATGCCGTTCAAGAGGCTTCTGAAGATAAAATCTGCTGCAGCCGCTGTCTGTATTTCCGTGATAAAGATGAGGAAACCTGCGGGGTGTGCGGTGCGGATTTATACCGCCGCCGCCCGCACAGTCTGCGCCTGTCGTCGGCATTTCTGCTGACGGCGGCGATTCTTTATGTGCCGGCAAATCTGTTGCCGATTATGATTTCGTCCAATCCGACCAATCTGCAGGTCAATACCATTTTCAACGGCATTGTGTATATGTGGAACGACGGCGACAAGCTGATTGCGGCGATTATTTTCAGCGCCAGCATTATGGTGCCGGTGTTGAAACTGATTGCGATGGCGGTGTTGATTGCGTCCGCTTATTTCAAACCGCCGCTCGATGGCGGCAAAATGTCCCGCCTGTATCGGATTACCGAGGCGGTGGGGCGGTGGTCGATGATTGATATTTTTGTGATTATTATTTTGATGAGTGCGTTTCACACCAATCTGGCACGGGTCGTGCCGGGCGAGGCGGCGGTTTATTTCTGTCTGGTGGTATTGCTGACCATGCTTTCCGCCTATTTTTTCGACCCTCGCCTGATTTGGGACAAGATTTCAGACGGCATAAAACACGATGAACGATAA
- the pqiB gene encoding intermembrane transport protein PqiB — protein sequence MNDKANKAVPVKTARTRKTNVFTSVVWIVPLIALAAGGWLAVKHIRNTGPKITLLMDSAEGIEVNNTVIKVLSVDVGRVTKIKLREDRKGVEVTAQLNADAKEMMRSDTQFWVVKPRIDQSGVTGLGTLLSGSYIAFTPGTGEAVKDVFEVQDIPPIAAIGQSGVRLKLVGKNDKILGVGSPVLYENFMVGQIESARFEPSDQTVHYTIFIQSPNDKLIRSDSRFWLDSGLSVETSGSGIQLNSPPLPALLSGAISFDSNPKADSRQVENEAQFTLYGSRSEVVNLPDERSLYYTAFFKQSVRGLAVGAPVEYKGINVGVVSDVPYFERNASLKLFSDGMVPVRIRIEPSRLEINAETQSKAHWEQQFQTALNRGLSAVIASNNLLTGSKMIELTDHAGASPKLKPYGVYGGHTVIATQNGGLDDLQAQLGDLLAKFNKLPLEQTVAGLNGSLAELKNTLKSADTTLRSVNTLVSRPQTQNIPNELNQTLKELRQTLQGVSPQSPVYRDVQNTLNSLDKTLQDVQPLVNTLKEKPNALIFNSRIQDPIPKGSR from the coding sequence ATGAACGATAAAGCAAACAAAGCCGTGCCGGTCAAAACGGCACGCACCCGTAAAACCAATGTTTTTACTTCGGTGGTCTGGATTGTGCCGCTGATTGCGCTGGCGGCCGGCGGCTGGCTGGCGGTGAAACATATCCGCAACACCGGTCCGAAAATCACGCTGCTGATGGACAGCGCCGAGGGTATCGAAGTCAATAATACGGTGATTAAAGTATTGAGCGTCGATGTCGGCCGGGTGACCAAAATCAAACTCCGGGAAGACCGAAAAGGTGTGGAAGTAACCGCCCAGCTCAATGCCGATGCCAAGGAAATGATGCGCAGCGACACCCAGTTTTGGGTGGTGAAACCCCGTATCGACCAAAGCGGCGTAACCGGCTTGGGGACGCTGCTCTCCGGCTCGTATATTGCGTTTACACCGGGAACGGGCGAGGCGGTGAAAGATGTGTTTGAAGTGCAGGATATTCCGCCGATTGCCGCCATCGGCCAAAGCGGCGTGCGGCTGAAACTGGTCGGCAAAAACGACAAAATCCTCGGCGTGGGCAGCCCGGTTTTATACGAAAACTTTATGGTCGGCCAAATCGAATCCGCCCGATTCGAGCCGAGCGACCAAACGGTTCACTACACCATTTTTATCCAAAGCCCCAACGATAAACTGATCCGTTCCGACAGCCGTTTCTGGCTCGACAGCGGTTTGAGCGTGGAAACATCGGGCAGCGGCATCCAGCTCAATTCGCCGCCGTTGCCGGCACTGCTTTCCGGTGCGATTTCGTTTGATTCCAACCCCAAAGCCGACAGCCGCCAAGTGGAAAACGAAGCGCAGTTTACGCTTTACGGCAGCCGCAGTGAAGTGGTCAATCTTCCTGACGAACGTTCGCTGTATTACACCGCCTTTTTCAAACAGTCGGTACGGGGCTTGGCGGTCGGCGCACCGGTGGAATACAAAGGCATCAATGTCGGCGTGGTGTCGGATGTGCCTTATTTCGAGCGCAACGCCAGCTTGAAGCTGTTTTCAGACGGCATGGTGCCGGTGCGTATCCGCATCGAGCCGTCCCGTTTGGAAATCAATGCCGAAACCCAAAGCAAAGCCCATTGGGAACAGCAGTTTCAGACGGCCTTAAACCGAGGCCTCAGCGCCGTGATTGCCAGCAATAACCTTTTGACCGGCAGCAAAATGATTGAACTGACCGACCATGCGGGTGCGTCGCCCAAACTCAAACCGTACGGCGTGTACGGCGGCCATACCGTGATTGCCACCCAAAACGGCGGCTTGGACGACTTGCAGGCGCAGCTGGGCGATTTGCTGGCGAAATTCAACAAATTGCCGCTGGAACAAACCGTTGCCGGATTAAACGGCTCGCTGGCGGAACTGAAAAACACCCTGAAATCCGCCGACACTACCCTGCGTTCGGTCAATACTTTGGTAAGCCGTCCGCAAACCCAAAACATTCCCAACGAGTTGAACCAAACCTTGAAAGAATTGCGCCAAACCCTGCAAGGCGTGTCGCCACAGTCGCCGGTTTACCGAGACGTTCAAAATACGCTCAACAGCTTGGACAAAACGCTGCAAGACGTGCAGCCTTTGGTCAATACCTTGAAAGAAAAACCGAATGCACTGATTTTCAACAGCCGCATTCAAGACCCGATCCCGAAAGGAAGCCGATAA
- a CDS encoding PqiC family protein has translation MRRLTAAAAALLLAACATPAPQYFVLPDSQYSKPAARSEELALKVILAEPLNNGGLVYQTDAYHINFARNHLWAASLNEALAASLSNKLNRLDSRYLFVPAGRSQSSKTLTVYIESFNGSYTGETQVGGYAQWPDGRSTPFLIRTPQQGDGYTAMVESLEQGLNRAAASILY, from the coding sequence ATGCGCCGCCTGACAGCCGCCGCAGCCGCCTTGCTGCTCGCCGCCTGCGCCACACCAGCGCCCCAGTATTTTGTTTTGCCCGACAGCCAATACAGCAAACCCGCCGCCCGCAGCGAAGAGCTGGCATTAAAAGTGATACTCGCCGAGCCGCTCAACAACGGCGGGCTGGTGTACCAAACCGATGCCTACCACATCAATTTCGCCCGCAACCATTTATGGGCGGCATCTCTGAACGAAGCCTTAGCGGCCAGCCTGAGCAACAAACTCAACCGCTTGGACAGCCGCTATCTCTTTGTTCCCGCCGGACGCAGCCAAAGCAGCAAAACGCTGACCGTCTATATCGAATCGTTTAATGGAAGCTACACTGGCGAAACCCAAGTCGGTGGCTACGCCCAATGGCCCGACGGCCGCAGCACGCCTTTCCTAATCCGCACGCCGCAGCAGGGCGACGGCTACACGGCCATGGTCGAATCTTTGGAACAGGGGCTGAATCGGGCTGCGGCAAGCATTCTGTATTAA